Proteins encoded by one window of Gambusia affinis linkage group LG17, SWU_Gaff_1.0, whole genome shotgun sequence:
- the LOC122819686 gene encoding sialidase-4-like encodes MGNIIKITVFQSGKGEVFRIPALYYNKNEKKVFAFAEKRTSTNAADSVALVMRTGIVTTDANNIPTVKMIESIEVVGSTKINHSTYHPNNPCVVYDKNTETLFLFFIYVNETEQKQLEDHQNVARLRYIKKKISDDKWNEFTDVTDMLPTDSWSTFSVGPGHGIQTEKGRMMVPAYAYKKENNVPHSFYIYSDDNGSTWQYGMMLGEPSLECQVAEVSDNLFYCNARSQGGHRVQAEINNCGFNPIDSVTPLVETGKGCEGSVISFPAQSGEKGTKWLLYSHPTNQSERLDLGIYLNNSPLNSNGNFSGAWSQPLVINKGPSGYSDLIHIKDGWFACLMERGKKTSTEEIACLLFSYGDLKL; translated from the exons ATGGGcaacattataaaaataacCGTCTTTCAGTCAGGGAAGGGAGAAGTGTTCAGGATTCCTGCTCTTTACtacaacaaaaatgagaaaaaggttTTTGCCTTTGCAGAGAAACGGACTTCCACCAATGCTGCTGACTCAGTGGCGCTGGTCATGAGGACAGGAATAGTGACGACTGATGCCAACAATATTCCGACAGTGAAG atgatAGAGTCTATAGAAGTAGTAGggtcaacaaaaataaaccactcTACATATCATCCCAATAACCCCTGTGTTGTGtatgacaaaaacacagagacactgTTCCTTTTCTTCATCTATGTCAATGAGACAGAGCAGAAGCAGCTAGAGGATCATCAGAATGTGGCCCGTCTGCGCTACATCAAAAAGAAGATAAGTGACGACAAGTGGAATGAATTCACTGATGTGACCGACATGCTGCCTACTGACAGCTGGTCTACGTTTTCTGTTGGACCGGGCCACGGCATTCAAACTGAGAAGGGCAGAATGATGGTTCCAGCTTATGcttacaaaaaggaaaataacgTTCCACATTCATTCTACATTTATAGTGATGATAACGGAAGCACATGGCAATATGGCATGATGCTGGGTGAACCATCACTAGAATGTCAGGTGGCTGAGGTTTCTGATAACTTGTTCTACTGCAATGCTCGCAGTCAGGGAGGCCATCGAGTACAAGCAGAGATTAATAACTGTGGTTTCAACCCAATAGATTCTGTTACACCCCTTGTGGAAACAGGTAAAGGCTGTGAGGGGAGTGTGATTTCCTTCCCAGCTCAGTCTGGAGAAAAAGGCACCAAGTGGCTACTTTATTCTCATCCAACAAATCAAAGTGAAAGACTTGATTTGGGAATTTATCTGAACAACTCTCCACTAAATTCAAATGGAAACTTTAGTGGAGCGTGGAGCCAACCCTTGGTCATTAACAAGGGACCCAGTGGTTACTCTGATCTGATCCACATTAAAGATGGCTGGTTTGCATGTCTGATGGAGCGTGGAAAGAAAACTTCTACTGAAGAGATAGCATGCTTACTGTTCAGCTATGGTGACCTCAAATTGTAA